In the genome of Kitasatospora cineracea, one region contains:
- a CDS encoding ABC transporter permease encodes MTALTSPPARPEAARGSVLPSLIARLGAQHLSLIGALVVVLAVFGTLNDNYLSLGNLQVIAEAATITGLLAVVQTVVIICGGLDISVGSQAGVASVVSAMAFTSAGSNAYAGIAAAVAVGLLIGLLNGAVIVHGRVNPTIATLAGLAAYKGLAQLISDGRAQGYVLGDPVFVFLGRGRIAGLPVMVWLLVLVALAVHVLLARTDLGRNLYAIGGNDTAARLAGININKYLIAVYGLIGTVAALAGILLTARTGSGQPTSGSEGLELKAITAAALGGCALKGGKGGIGGTLLAVALLGALENGLTVQGINSFWQNVAQGALLVVAVVIQQRRNGERAIGLPA; translated from the coding sequence ATGACCGCCCTGACCAGCCCGCCCGCCCGGCCCGAGGCCGCCCGGGGCTCCGTCCTCCCCTCGCTGATCGCCCGGCTCGGCGCCCAGCACCTCAGCCTGATCGGCGCCCTGGTCGTGGTGCTCGCCGTGTTCGGGACGCTCAACGACAACTACCTGAGCCTGGGCAACCTCCAGGTGATCGCCGAGGCCGCCACCATCACCGGCCTGCTGGCCGTCGTGCAGACCGTCGTCATCATCTGCGGCGGCCTGGACATCTCCGTCGGCTCGCAGGCCGGCGTCGCCTCCGTCGTCTCCGCGATGGCCTTCACCTCCGCGGGCTCCAACGCCTACGCGGGCATCGCCGCCGCCGTCGCCGTCGGCCTGCTGATCGGCCTGCTCAACGGCGCGGTCATCGTGCACGGCCGGGTCAACCCCACCATCGCCACCCTCGCCGGACTCGCCGCCTACAAGGGCCTCGCCCAGCTGATCTCCGACGGCCGCGCCCAGGGCTACGTCCTCGGCGACCCGGTGTTCGTCTTCCTCGGCCGCGGCAGGATCGCCGGACTGCCCGTCATGGTCTGGCTGCTGGTCCTGGTCGCGCTCGCCGTGCACGTCCTGCTGGCCCGCACCGACCTCGGCCGCAACCTCTACGCCATCGGCGGCAACGACACCGCCGCCCGCCTCGCCGGCATCAACATCAACAAGTACCTGATCGCCGTCTACGGCCTGATCGGCACCGTCGCCGCCCTCGCCGGCATCCTGCTCACCGCCCGCACCGGCTCCGGCCAACCCACCTCCGGCAGCGAGGGCCTGGAACTCAAGGCCATCACCGCCGCCGCCCTCGGCGGCTGCGCCCTCAAGGGCGGCAAGGGCGGCATCGGCGGCACCCTGCTCGCCGTCGCCCTGCTCGGCGCCCTGGAGAACGGCCTCACCGTCCAGGGCATCAACTCCTTCTGGCAGAACGTCGCCCAGGGCGCCCTCCTCGTCGTCGCCGTCGTCATCCAACAGCGCCGCAACGGCGAACGCGCCATCGGCCTCCCCGCCTGA
- a CDS encoding substrate-binding domain-containing protein yields the protein MPRTAPSSRTASAAALLLALGLAATACSTGQQSGSGDGGVAKVDGKISITYLQKQGDQEYFVGEAAGAKAKAAELGVDLKVVNLGNDANKTVSEVQSALAQKSNGLIVVVPDPAVGPQVVQAARDAKVALLTSDDQICADGPDPAACAKEQLVPRIGFSGAQMGGEVGKRAAEEFTKAGWSAADTRVISAWKQDVTVCGDRVKGARQAFDAAVPGVKAIDVATDNTPTGAQDKVAATVTANPGVKHWVVWGCNDENVQGGVTALANAGFKAEDVAGVGLGAYLACKDWKSGQPSGMKAALFINGKDVGALAVQTVYDKLKNGKEFPAEAFAPTRMVDAADWQDAGVSCS from the coding sequence ATGCCTCGAACCGCCCCCTCCTCCCGCACCGCCTCGGCCGCAGCCCTGCTGCTCGCCCTGGGCCTGGCCGCCACCGCCTGCTCGACCGGACAGCAGTCCGGGTCCGGCGACGGCGGCGTCGCCAAGGTGGACGGGAAGATCTCGATCACCTACCTGCAGAAGCAGGGCGACCAGGAGTACTTCGTCGGCGAGGCGGCCGGCGCCAAGGCCAAGGCCGCCGAGCTCGGTGTCGACCTGAAGGTCGTCAACCTCGGCAACGACGCCAACAAGACGGTCAGCGAGGTGCAGTCCGCACTCGCCCAGAAGTCCAACGGCCTGATCGTGGTCGTCCCCGACCCGGCGGTCGGCCCGCAGGTCGTCCAGGCCGCCCGGGACGCCAAGGTCGCCCTGCTCACCTCGGACGACCAGATCTGCGCCGACGGCCCCGACCCGGCCGCCTGCGCCAAGGAGCAGCTGGTGCCGCGGATCGGCTTCTCCGGCGCCCAGATGGGCGGCGAGGTCGGCAAGCGCGCCGCCGAGGAGTTCACCAAGGCCGGCTGGAGCGCCGCCGACACCCGGGTGATCTCCGCCTGGAAGCAGGACGTCACGGTCTGCGGCGACCGGGTCAAGGGCGCCCGGCAGGCGTTCGACGCCGCCGTCCCCGGCGTCAAGGCCATCGACGTCGCCACCGACAACACCCCCACCGGCGCCCAGGACAAGGTCGCCGCCACCGTCACCGCCAACCCGGGCGTCAAGCACTGGGTGGTGTGGGGCTGCAACGACGAGAACGTGCAGGGCGGCGTCACCGCGCTGGCCAACGCAGGCTTCAAGGCCGAGGACGTGGCCGGCGTCGGCCTCGGCGCCTACCTGGCCTGCAAGGACTGGAAGAGCGGGCAGCCCAGCGGCATGAAGGCCGCGCTGTTCATCAACGGCAAGGACGTCGGCGCACTGGCCGTCCAGACCGTGTACGACAAGCTCAAGAACGGCAAGGAGTTCCCCGCCGAGGCGTTCGCGCCGACCCGGATGGTGGACGCCGCCGACTGGCAGGACGCCGGCGTCAGCTGCAGCTGA
- a CDS encoding sugar ABC transporter ATP-binding protein gives MTTPPDHSPPPLPPGTAGVVAVGKRFGAVRALGGVTLDFPGGQVTALMGENGAGKSTLLKILTGDHQPTEGHLHLDGHRLDLRSPADARAAGIRIIPQEPEIIPHVTVAENVYAGSLPRRAGRRLDRAELRRRILADLERLGFAGVLDPDLLGSQLTPAQRQLVEILRALTGEAKVIAFDEPTSSLSEQEVEALFALIRRLRADGVAVVYVSHRMQEIFQLADRIAVLRDGELAGVQDAAATNEGELVRLMVGRDLSAMFTRERVATDRVVLDVCGVTTDDVHGIDLRVHAGEVVGLAGLIGAGRSELALALAGDLPIRSGTATLNGKPLGGSPGRAIRAGLGLAPEERKAQALFLHRSIRDNTSVAVLERLRRFRFVRRGAERELAREYTERLRVRTPSIEHEVRKLSGGNQQKVVLARWLARKPEVLILDEPTRGIDVGAKAEIYRIIADLAEQGVALLVISSELPELLGLADRIVVMQGGRITGELDRADATEEAVLHLAMADDLTPRNPSPGATS, from the coding sequence ATGACCACCCCACCCGACCACTCCCCGCCACCGCTCCCGCCCGGCACGGCCGGCGTCGTCGCCGTCGGCAAGCGCTTCGGCGCCGTCCGGGCGCTCGGCGGCGTCACCCTCGACTTCCCCGGAGGGCAGGTCACCGCGCTGATGGGCGAGAACGGGGCGGGCAAGTCCACCCTGCTGAAGATCCTCACCGGCGACCACCAGCCCACCGAGGGCCACCTGCACCTGGACGGCCACCGCCTCGACCTGCGCTCCCCGGCCGACGCCCGGGCCGCCGGGATCCGGATCATCCCGCAGGAGCCGGAGATCATCCCGCACGTCACCGTCGCCGAGAACGTCTACGCGGGCTCCCTGCCGCGCCGGGCCGGCCGCCGCCTGGACCGGGCCGAGCTGCGCCGCCGCATCCTGGCCGACCTGGAGCGCCTGGGCTTCGCGGGCGTCCTCGACCCCGACCTGCTCGGCTCGCAACTCACCCCCGCGCAGCGCCAGTTGGTGGAGATCCTGCGGGCACTGACCGGAGAGGCGAAGGTCATCGCCTTCGACGAGCCCACCTCCTCGCTCTCCGAGCAGGAGGTGGAGGCGCTGTTCGCCCTCATCCGGCGCCTGCGCGCCGACGGGGTCGCGGTCGTCTACGTCTCGCACCGGATGCAGGAGATCTTCCAGCTGGCCGACCGGATCGCCGTGCTGCGCGACGGTGAACTCGCGGGCGTCCAGGACGCCGCCGCCACGAACGAGGGCGAGCTGGTGCGGCTGATGGTGGGCCGCGACCTGTCCGCGATGTTCACCCGCGAACGGGTGGCCACCGACCGGGTCGTGCTCGACGTCTGCGGCGTCACCACCGACGACGTGCACGGCATCGACCTGCGGGTGCACGCCGGGGAGGTGGTCGGCCTGGCCGGGCTGATCGGCGCCGGGCGCTCCGAGCTGGCCCTGGCGCTGGCCGGGGACCTGCCGATCCGCTCCGGCACCGCCACGCTCAACGGCAAGCCGCTGGGCGGCAGCCCGGGCCGGGCGATCCGGGCCGGACTCGGCCTGGCGCCCGAGGAGCGCAAGGCCCAGGCCCTGTTCCTGCACCGCTCGATCCGCGACAACACCTCGGTGGCGGTGCTGGAGCGCCTGCGCCGCTTCCGCTTCGTGCGCCGCGGCGCAGAACGCGAACTGGCCCGGGAGTACACCGAGCGGCTGCGGGTGCGCACCCCCTCGATCGAGCACGAGGTGCGCAAGCTCTCCGGCGGCAACCAGCAGAAGGTCGTCCTCGCCCGCTGGCTGGCCCGCAAACCCGAGGTGCTGATCCTCGACGAGCCCACCCGCGGCATCGACGTCGGCGCCAAGGCCGAGATCTACCGGATCATCGCCGACCTCGCCGAACAGGGCGTCGCCCTGCTGGTGATCTCCTCCGAACTGCCCGAACTGCTCGGCCTGGCCGACCGCATCGTCGTCATGCAGGGCGGCCGGATCACCGGCGAACTCGACCGCGCCGACGCCACCGAGGAAGCCGTCCTGCACCTCGCCATGGCCGACGACCTCACGCCCCGCAACCCCTCCCCTGGAGCCACCTCATGA
- a CDS encoding ABC transporter substrate-binding protein: MSPAPARRRRLAALVPAAALVLGLTACGSSGAGSAAPAVTDPAAALDTPTTLTFWTWAPNIDKTVALFEQKYPKIKVNVVNAGQSATEYTKMQTAIKAGSGGPDVAQVEYFALPEFALSKRLVDLKQYGAAGLESKFTPSAWSQVALNGGVWAVPQDTGPMAMFYNQKLFDQLGLKPPTTWAEFEDVAVKIKASDPNRFITSIDPGDAGGLDSFIWQAGGRPFQQKDAGNVAVDLQDPGSKKVADLWSSLLQRKLVDAAPGWTNEWWQSMDSGRYAMWLIGAWAPGNIASTIPNTAKDWRVAPMPQWSTGDKVSAENGGSAVAVPTSSKHQAAAAAFAIWLNSDPEAVRSLNDNGLFPATTGLLTDPAFLDKPLDALGGQKANRILADSSATVGTGWQYLPYQVYANSVFKDTVGQSVNGGDLNAGLGAWQKRIADYGNQQGFKVTTP; the protein is encoded by the coding sequence ATGTCTCCCGCACCCGCCCGCCGCCGCAGACTCGCGGCCCTCGTCCCGGCCGCCGCCCTGGTGCTCGGCCTGACCGCCTGCGGTTCCTCCGGCGCCGGGTCCGCCGCCCCGGCGGTCACCGACCCCGCCGCGGCGCTGGACACCCCCACCACGCTGACCTTCTGGACCTGGGCGCCGAACATCGACAAGACGGTCGCGCTGTTCGAGCAGAAGTACCCGAAGATCAAGGTGAACGTGGTCAACGCCGGCCAGTCCGCCACCGAGTACACCAAGATGCAGACCGCGATCAAGGCCGGCAGCGGCGGCCCCGACGTCGCCCAGGTCGAGTACTTCGCACTGCCCGAGTTCGCGCTCTCCAAGCGGCTGGTGGACCTCAAGCAGTACGGCGCGGCCGGCCTGGAGTCGAAGTTCACCCCGTCCGCCTGGTCGCAGGTCGCGCTGAACGGCGGCGTCTGGGCCGTCCCGCAGGACACCGGCCCGATGGCGATGTTCTACAACCAGAAGCTCTTCGACCAGCTCGGCCTGAAGCCGCCCACCACCTGGGCCGAGTTCGAGGACGTCGCGGTGAAGATCAAGGCGTCCGACCCGAACCGCTTCATCACCTCCATCGACCCCGGTGACGCGGGCGGCCTGGACAGCTTCATCTGGCAGGCCGGCGGCCGGCCCTTCCAGCAGAAGGACGCCGGCAACGTCGCGGTCGACCTCCAGGACCCGGGCAGCAAGAAGGTCGCCGACCTGTGGTCCTCGCTGCTGCAGCGCAAGCTGGTCGACGCCGCGCCCGGCTGGACCAACGAGTGGTGGCAGAGCATGGACAGCGGCCGCTACGCGATGTGGCTGATCGGCGCCTGGGCGCCCGGCAACATCGCCTCCACCATCCCGAACACCGCCAAGGACTGGCGGGTCGCGCCGATGCCGCAGTGGTCGACGGGCGACAAGGTCTCCGCGGAGAACGGCGGCTCGGCCGTCGCGGTGCCCACCTCCAGCAAGCACCAGGCCGCCGCCGCGGCGTTCGCCATCTGGCTGAACTCCGACCCGGAGGCCGTCCGCTCGCTCAACGACAACGGCCTCTTCCCGGCCACCACCGGCCTGCTCACCGACCCGGCCTTCCTGGACAAGCCGCTGGACGCGCTCGGCGGCCAGAAGGCCAACCGGATCCTCGCCGACTCCTCCGCCACCGTCGGCACCGGCTGGCAGTACCTGCCGTACCAGGTGTACGCCAACTCGGTCTTCAAGGACACCGTCGGCCAGTCCGTGAACGGCGGCGACCTGAACGCCGGCCTGGGCGCCTGGCAGAAGCGGATCGCCGACTACGGCAACCAGCAGGGCTTCAAGGTCACCACGCCGTGA
- a CDS encoding LacI family DNA-binding transcriptional regulator, which yields MKEDRMQQGPTADGTARGRTRPPSQADVAALAGVSSQTVSRVANNRSNVEPETRERVLSAMRVLGYQRNSAARALTLGRFHVLGVVTFDVTAQGNARTLAAISRAAQRAGYSLNVVCVEDQTERAVQQAVRQLTDQAVDGLVVIEAQILDRPGFSVTSGVPVVVADGDPERRFPSVDTDQAAGATAATRHLLGLGHRTVWHLGGPQDSYAARRRAAAWHAALKAAGAPVPPLRYGDWTAEDGYRIGRELAARPDVTAVFAANDHLALGLLRALHEAGRRVPEDVSVAGFDDLPEAAYYLPPLTTVRQDFEEVGRQCVARLLAQIEAPATAGDAPVVVAPELVVRASTAPPPAPRG from the coding sequence ATGAAGGAGGACCGCATGCAGCAGGGCCCGACCGCCGACGGCACCGCCCGCGGCAGGACGCGGCCGCCGTCGCAGGCCGACGTCGCGGCGCTCGCCGGGGTCTCCTCGCAGACCGTCTCCCGGGTCGCCAACAACCGCAGCAACGTCGAACCGGAGACCCGCGAACGGGTGCTGTCGGCGATGCGGGTGCTCGGCTACCAGCGCAACAGTGCCGCCCGGGCGCTCACCCTGGGCCGCTTCCACGTCCTGGGCGTGGTCACCTTCGACGTCACCGCCCAGGGCAACGCCCGCACCCTGGCCGCGATCTCGCGCGCCGCCCAGCGGGCCGGCTACTCGCTGAACGTGGTCTGCGTCGAGGACCAGACCGAGCGCGCCGTGCAGCAGGCCGTCCGCCAGCTCACCGACCAGGCCGTGGACGGGCTGGTGGTGATCGAGGCGCAGATCCTCGACCGCCCCGGCTTCTCCGTCACCTCCGGCGTCCCGGTGGTGGTCGCCGACGGCGACCCGGAGCGCCGCTTCCCCTCGGTCGACACCGACCAGGCGGCCGGCGCCACCGCCGCCACCCGCCACCTGCTCGGCCTCGGCCACCGCACCGTCTGGCACCTCGGCGGCCCGCAGGACTCCTACGCCGCCCGCCGCCGCGCCGCCGCCTGGCACGCCGCGCTGAAGGCCGCCGGCGCGCCCGTGCCCCCGCTGCGGTACGGCGACTGGACGGCCGAGGACGGCTACCGGATCGGCCGCGAACTGGCCGCCCGCCCCGACGTCACCGCGGTGTTCGCCGCCAACGACCACCTGGCGCTCGGCCTGCTCCGGGCCCTGCACGAGGCCGGCCGCCGGGTCCCCGAGGACGTCAGCGTGGCCGGCTTCGACGACCTGCCCGAGGCGGCCTACTACCTGCCGCCGCTGACCACCGTCCGGCAGGACTTCGAGGAGGTCGGCCGGCAGTGCGTGGCCCGGCTGCTGGCCCAGATCGAGGCCCCCGCCACGGCCGGGGACGCGCCGGTCGTGGTGGCCCCCGAGCTGGTGGTGCGGGCCAGCACCGCGCCCCCGCCCGCCCCGCGCGGCTGA
- a CDS encoding glycoside hydrolase family 35 protein: MPVLDTDGGEFTLDGAPFRILSGGLHYFRIHPDHWTDRLRKARLMGLNTVETYVPWNLHQPRPGEFRFDGGLDLPAFLDLAAAEGLHVLLRPGPYICAEWEGGGLPSWLLTDPGVRLRSNHPGYLHAVEGWFGALLPRVLDRLATRGGPVLAVQVENEYGAYGDDTSHLAHLAELLRRHGVDVPLFTCDQPGDLARGALPGTLATVNFGSRARQGLAALDELRPGQPKLCAEFWIGWFDRWGGRHVVRDAEDAARELDELLATGASVNLYMFHGGTNFGFTNGANDKHTYRPTVTSYDYDSPLDEAGDPTAKYHAFREVLAKYAPSMAEPAPAAGPKLPAATVQLTESAPLLADLPVLGTAVPALRPLTMEELGQDFGFVLYKAVLPAAGPALLEVGAVADRAQVFVDGQPVGVLERENHERAIAFHVPRAGAVLRLLVENQGRVNYGEGLHDRKGLHGPVLLNGAELTGWTSLPLPLDDLGELSFTGTAGPVPGPVFHRGTFHVDEPADTFLHLPGWTKGNAWVNGFPLGRHWSRGPQCSLYVPGPALRPGPNELTVLELHAAPSHRTARLLPHPDLGPTEE; encoded by the coding sequence ATGCCCGTCCTCGACACCGACGGCGGCGAGTTCACCCTCGACGGCGCCCCGTTCCGCATCCTCTCCGGCGGCCTGCACTACTTCCGGATCCACCCCGACCACTGGACCGACCGCCTGCGCAAGGCCCGGCTGATGGGCCTCAACACGGTCGAGACGTACGTCCCGTGGAACCTCCACCAGCCCCGGCCCGGCGAGTTCCGCTTCGACGGCGGGCTCGACCTGCCGGCCTTCCTCGACCTCGCCGCCGCCGAGGGCCTGCACGTGCTGCTCCGCCCCGGCCCGTACATCTGCGCCGAGTGGGAGGGCGGCGGCCTGCCGTCCTGGCTGCTCACCGACCCCGGCGTGCGGCTGCGCAGCAACCACCCCGGCTACCTGCACGCCGTCGAGGGCTGGTTCGGCGCGCTGCTACCCCGGGTCCTGGACCGGCTCGCCACCCGCGGCGGCCCGGTGCTGGCCGTCCAGGTGGAGAACGAGTACGGCGCGTACGGCGACGACACCTCGCACCTCGCCCACCTCGCCGAACTGCTGCGCCGGCACGGCGTGGACGTCCCGCTGTTCACCTGCGACCAGCCCGGCGACCTGGCCCGCGGCGCGCTGCCCGGCACCCTGGCCACCGTCAACTTCGGCAGCCGCGCCCGCCAGGGCCTCGCCGCGCTGGACGAACTGCGGCCCGGGCAGCCCAAGCTGTGCGCCGAGTTCTGGATCGGCTGGTTCGACCGGTGGGGCGGCCGGCACGTGGTGCGCGACGCCGAGGACGCCGCCCGCGAACTCGACGAGCTGCTCGCCACCGGCGCCTCGGTCAACCTGTACATGTTCCACGGCGGCACCAACTTCGGCTTCACCAACGGCGCCAACGACAAGCACACCTACCGGCCCACCGTCACCAGCTACGACTACGACTCGCCCCTCGACGAGGCCGGCGACCCCACCGCCAAGTACCACGCCTTCCGCGAGGTGCTCGCCAAGTACGCCCCGTCGATGGCCGAACCGGCCCCCGCCGCCGGGCCCAAGCTGCCCGCCGCCACCGTCCAGCTCACCGAGAGCGCCCCGCTGCTCGCCGACCTGCCGGTGCTAGGCACCGCCGTGCCCGCGCTGCGCCCGCTCACCATGGAGGAGCTCGGCCAGGACTTCGGCTTCGTCCTCTACAAGGCGGTGCTGCCCGCCGCCGGCCCCGCCCTGCTGGAGGTCGGCGCCGTCGCCGACCGCGCCCAGGTGTTCGTCGACGGCCAGCCCGTGGGCGTGCTGGAGCGCGAGAACCACGAGCGGGCGATCGCCTTCCACGTCCCGCGGGCCGGCGCCGTGCTGCGGCTGCTGGTGGAGAACCAGGGCCGGGTCAACTACGGCGAGGGCCTGCACGACCGCAAGGGCCTGCACGGGCCGGTGCTCCTCAACGGCGCGGAGCTGACCGGCTGGACCAGCCTGCCGCTGCCGCTGGACGACCTCGGCGAGCTCTCCTTCACCGGCACCGCCGGCCCCGTCCCCGGCCCGGTCTTCCACCGCGGCACCTTCCACGTCGACGAGCCCGCCGACACCTTCCTGCACCTGCCCGGCTGGACCAAGGGCAACGCCTGGGTCAACGGCTTCCCGCTCGGCCGCCACTGGTCCCGCGGCCCCCAGTGCTCGCTGTACGTCCCCGGCCCGGCCCTGCGCCCCGGGCCGAACGAGCTCACCGTGCTGGAACTGCACGCCGCCCCGTCCCACCGCACCGCCCGGCTGCTCCCCCACCCCGACCTCGGCCCCACCGAGGAGTAG
- a CDS encoding carbohydrate ABC transporter permease codes for MSSSTTTTITKRRPRRGRASNALTLAMALMLGYALLPLVWLFMASTKDTASLMDSFGLWFGHGFHLFGNIADVLSYDHGIYLRWFGNTLLYAVVGAGGAAFIATAAGYGLAKYRFRGRTALAATVLGAIAIPGTALAVPTYLLFSKAGIVDTPWAVLLPSLVSPFGVYLMRVYAAEAVPDSMLEAARIDGAGELRTFFTVSLRLLAPGFVTVLLFALVATWNNYFLPLIVLSDPKWFPLTVGLNQWNALATGAAGSGATTTDFYPLVVTGSLLAIVPLVVAFLFLQRYWQSGLSAGSVKE; via the coding sequence ATGAGCAGCAGCACCACCACCACCATCACGAAGCGGCGGCCGCGCCGCGGCCGGGCCAGCAACGCGCTCACCCTGGCGATGGCCCTGATGCTCGGCTACGCGCTGCTCCCGCTGGTGTGGCTGTTCATGGCCTCCACCAAGGACACCGCCTCGCTGATGGACAGCTTCGGCCTGTGGTTCGGCCACGGCTTCCACCTGTTCGGCAACATCGCCGACGTGCTGAGCTACGACCACGGCATCTACCTGCGCTGGTTCGGCAACACCCTGCTGTACGCGGTGGTCGGCGCCGGCGGCGCCGCGTTCATCGCCACCGCCGCCGGGTACGGCCTGGCCAAGTACCGCTTCCGCGGCCGCACCGCGCTGGCCGCCACCGTGCTCGGCGCGATCGCCATCCCCGGCACCGCGCTGGCCGTCCCCACCTACCTGCTGTTCAGCAAGGCCGGGATCGTCGACACCCCGTGGGCGGTGCTGCTGCCCTCGCTGGTCAGCCCGTTCGGCGTCTACCTGATGCGGGTGTACGCCGCCGAGGCGGTCCCGGACTCGATGCTGGAGGCCGCCCGGATCGACGGCGCGGGCGAGCTGCGCACCTTCTTCACCGTCTCGCTGCGGCTGCTCGCCCCCGGCTTCGTCACCGTCCTGCTGTTCGCCCTGGTCGCGACCTGGAACAACTACTTCCTGCCGCTGATCGTGCTCAGCGACCCGAAGTGGTTCCCGCTGACCGTCGGCCTCAACCAGTGGAACGCGCTGGCCACCGGCGCGGCCGGCAGCGGCGCCACCACCACCGACTTCTACCCGCTGGTCGTCACCGGCAGCCTGCTGGCGATCGTCCCGCTGGTGGTCGCCTTCCTCTTCCTGCAGCGCTACTGGCAGTCCGGCCTGTCGGCCGGCTCCGTCAAGGAATGA
- a CDS encoding carbohydrate ABC transporter permease, which produces MSTSQRTTSSPARSRSAPATRRPRNRGARHGGWGFAFFAPFLVVFVIGVAAPLGYAAYLSLFQDRLIGGTVFVGLENYRRALGDELFRAGLWRVLMFLLVQVPVMLGLALLAALAVDSGRLRRPGLFRIGVFVPYAVPAVVASLMWGYLYGDRFGLAGQIGDFLGTKLPDLLGPDWMLASIGNVVTWQYTGYNMLILYAALRTVPTELYEAAALDGAGEFRKAWSIKLPAVRPALVLATVFSIIGTFQLFNEPNVMQSLAPNVVSTSYTPNMYAYNLAFNGQQFNYSAAVAVVLGGVTAVIAYAVQLRSMRKGQGA; this is translated from the coding sequence GTGAGCACGTCGCAGCGCACCACCTCCAGTCCCGCCCGGTCCCGCTCCGCCCCCGCCACCCGCCGTCCCCGCAACCGCGGTGCCCGGCACGGCGGTTGGGGCTTCGCGTTCTTCGCGCCGTTCCTGGTGGTGTTCGTGATCGGGGTCGCGGCGCCGCTCGGCTACGCCGCCTACCTGAGCCTGTTCCAGGACCGGCTGATCGGCGGCACCGTCTTCGTCGGGCTGGAGAACTACCGCCGGGCCCTGGGCGACGAACTGTTCCGGGCCGGCCTGTGGCGGGTGCTGATGTTCCTGCTGGTGCAGGTCCCGGTGATGCTCGGCCTGGCCCTGCTGGCCGCGCTCGCCGTCGACAGCGGCCGGCTGCGCCGCCCCGGCCTGTTCCGGATCGGCGTCTTCGTCCCGTACGCGGTGCCCGCCGTGGTCGCCTCGCTGATGTGGGGCTACCTGTACGGCGACCGGTTCGGACTCGCCGGGCAGATCGGCGACTTCCTCGGCACGAAGCTGCCCGACCTGCTCGGCCCGGACTGGATGCTCGCCTCCATCGGCAACGTGGTGACCTGGCAGTACACCGGCTACAACATGCTGATCCTGTACGCCGCGCTGCGCACCGTGCCCACCGAGCTGTACGAGGCCGCGGCGCTGGACGGGGCCGGCGAGTTCCGCAAGGCGTGGAGCATCAAGCTCCCCGCGGTCCGCCCGGCCCTGGTGCTGGCCACGGTGTTCTCGATCATCGGCACCTTCCAGCTGTTCAACGAGCCCAACGTGATGCAGTCGCTGGCGCCGAACGTGGTCTCCACCAGCTACACGCCCAACATGTACGCCTACAACCTGGCCTTCAACGGCCAGCAGTTCAACTACTCGGCAGCCGTCGCCGTGGTCCTCGGCGGCGTCACCGCCGTGATCGCCTACGCCGTCCAGCTCCGGTCGATGCGGAAGGGGCAGGGCGCATGA